A window of the Procambarus clarkii isolate CNS0578487 chromosome 79, FALCON_Pclarkii_2.0, whole genome shotgun sequence genome harbors these coding sequences:
- the LOC138357616 gene encoding exodeoxyribonuclease-like produces the protein MDSHSEESLTILQWNCNGVRGRLNDIIQYAREHQTDVIVLQETLVGKDFNPRFSGYLKFSLPSGDRKPGLITYVSHNKPAQIIDDLHMEDDYESLGVTLYLNNNALHIINLYVPHSKLDLDTQPEFVNEEPTLLVGDLNARHPHFEDNCH, from the coding sequence atggatagccacagtgaagaaagtctcactatcctacaatggaactgTAATGGCGTTCGCGGTAgacttaatgacatcatacaatacgctcgtgaacaccagactgacgtcatagtgctacaggagacactggtgggtaaagacttcaacccaaggttcagcggttatctcaagttttccctgccatctggggacAGGAAACCGGGCCTTATTACCTATGTTAGCCACAACAAAcctgcacagattattgatgatctTCACATGGAGGATGACTATGAATCGCTGGgggtaaccctttacttaaacaataatgccttacatataatcaacctgtaTGTGCCACacagtaaacttgaccttgacacacaacccgaatttgttaatgaagaacctaccctgctggtcggtgaccttaatgccaggcaCCCACACTTTGAAGACAACTGTCattag